The DNA region TGTCTTTgcgaaattccttttttttttttttttttttaccggggggttcgaacccagaactttagggtattaggcgaattgtaaaaattaaagaccagtgcctttgaagggcaatccgcacaaaaaaatgatactaGTGGCATTTGGCCCGTGCTAATCCTGGACCCAAATTaagattaaaagttaaatttgtaattattttttatttttttcccgtTGTTTGTGACATtaagttattgaaagattagtTTGATATTTTTCGCAAACTTTAGCACATGCCCAAAACAAAGATGAAAagttaaatttgtcaaaaaaattCCGCTCTTTATGAATtaagttattgaaagattagtTCATTATTTTCTGCAAACTCTTAAAAAGTAAAGACTtcccatatttttaaattgaataaaatatttaaaaattgaacaaaaatagTTTCCCCCCTTACTTTAGACCTTTATTACCTTCAAACAAATACATGACATAAAGTCTCTTAATTTTTTAACAACATCCAATATGAACTATAACGTTTTCCccccaaagaagaaaaatagtttggttctagagaaatcaattATATATgctatatttattcttttgttgagATTTAATGAGGTTACTTATAAAGAAAGATAactttcaaataaataaaattaaaatttttatacTTTACTAATGTTTTGTAGATGTTAATTACAGTTAAATTATACAAAGTATATCGATAAGACgaagaaaattaattacttttcttaatatagttagactttccttttactttctaaaaatttacgtgatgagaaaatgacatttttttcttttgttagtttaaatggacattattttataatatatatattttaattattttctcaaaCTCAGATGAAGATTCAATgcttcatgattcatttaatcGCATTTCCTTATGCTAACAAACACTGCCTAACATTTTCTTTTACCtgcccaaaaaaagaagatactcaaaaacatgaaaagtTTACTCCCTTTTGTCACATGATTTTTGACATTACTACtgcttgaaaaaataaaaatttgtaacattaactacatatttttcaaagatgTTCTCAACATTTAAACTACTCCATCAAGCTCaaatatagtttctttttatgtaatttttaagtgtaaataaatattaagaaatatatttatgaattaataaaaaaaattgaactgagAGGCTGTGTAGTACGCCTTGCATTTCTTTTTAGACGAATGTAGTATAAACTACAACATACATTATTCGCTATGCATAGAATAttaatcaaatttaaaaaataaaatattataatacaccaaataatatccaaaaaagaaagtaaatttTGTTAAACATGAACGATATGGCTAATCAATATACAAACCAATACAATATGCCGATGAAAAGATTCAAATTTCAATATTGTTAACAAATGattagataaaaataatttttttaggtAATAAAATCTAATCCAAATGAAGATCAATTTTATCTGTTAAATTTTTGAAGTTTCACACTAAACAATTAAAGAGCTGTTAATTAgagaaatttcaatttttgtgtGCAATACATGTTTTAGTTAAGGTAACTGCAAATGTGGTGTATTCTCCCATTCAAATTATGCATAGTGACGTGTTTCTTTTAATTGACATCATCATAATTTTTTAAGCTTTAAGAGGACCTtaatattttctatatttaccAAAATTGGGTGTGGCACCTtaagtaataaagaaataaagtggGAGTTAAAATAAGGCATATGAAGAAGTTATAGTACATGCCAGTGCCTCGATATTTTTAAAACACTCTATAGTAGATGAAACAATAAAAGACAAATacaaagggtaaatttggagGAGGCAGCCTTTAGTTGACATCCCTTAGTTGTAATGTAATTAAAGAATATACTACAACAAAGTTAAATTGGAAATTGTAATATCAAATTTTACACAACTtattaccaattttttttttttataaaactcTTTGTAATATCTGGAAATTGTAACCTATGTTCCAGTACTAAAGCCCACATCTTTGTGGGCTTCGAGTTTGGGCCTTATTGAATCGGGTCATTTGCATTTTTGCTCCTCAAGGAAATTTATTTTTTCGAGGGGCATAAGtttacattttcatatcattatatcatacaAGTTATgtttgttgggtgtgcgaataAAGTATCACATGGTGAAAGTTTAAAGAAAAAGctttaatgatgtgaggccttttagGAAAATCTGCGGCTCCAAAGtccaatatcacatcatgttaagagtatcttgaGCTTTAGCCCAACAATCGGTATTGAATGGTTTGGCGGATGAAAAGATGGCGGAGTGTTTGGGCCCGCTTTTGCCCGTCCTTTGGTCAAGTTTTACGACCTTTACCCATAGCTTTGAAGACGCATTCAACTAACTATATATAAATACTCGACAATGTTGGCACACAGACATGTTGAATCTCTGATCCGTGGTATGATAATGAGCTacgtggaacttagttcgagggaaagattgttgggtgtgcgaacaaagtactaCATTGGTagctggaaagaaaaaagagctacttataaggagttggatacttTTAATGATGTaaggccttttggggaaaaccgtgcgggcttggtccaaagcggacaatatcacatcatgttaagagcaTCTTTGGACCGTTTAGCCTAACAATGTCGAAGCCTTAAAGATATCCCACGCtaggcataagtttgatttgaagaacaaatttaagaccagcccatttgaagagcaaaccgtgcaatttcttttaTCTCCTCTTGTGATACCCAAACATTTGTTCAAGAGTATTTCCATGTAGCTGATTCTCAAGAAGAGTGTGAATTTATCATGAAATACgaaaaaaattatactccctctgtttcaatttgtttgaacctatttcctttttagtccgtaccaaaatgaatgacttctttcctaatttggaaataaattcactttatgaatgatttacagccacacaaattttcaaggcttattttgaaccacaagtttcaaaagtcttccctctttcttaaatgtcgtgcccagttaaatgagttcatataaattgaaacggagggagtagtattaaTTTGGATCCTTTGGTGGATAAGTTTAATGTGGATGATATTAATGAAGACACGTTAACTaacaaatatatgaaattaacAATCAACTAATATGGAATTTTTACTATaagtggtcgtttggtgcatggccaAAATTATACCGGGactataatcccgggactaatttatcctatatcttgggattattttataccatctaggagatggtataaaatagtccCAGGATAAGTGGTATAAGAAGGTATATCTCAGCTTATACCATgggatgtattttatattttgtttggtacaaggtaAAAATTTATCCTGGTacaaaaattagtgctgggatatcccaacttataccttctaccaaacgacccctaagaatGTCAATTGGTGAATTTTCAACTTATTAGGTTCTTCGTGAAATTGTTAGCAGTAAAATTACCGAGGATGAGGGATACCCATGTACCATCTGCTATGGGCTTTATCTATTTACGAGTATAATTTAGGGAATTTTACACTGTATGCCAATTATGGCAAAATATTTATCCGTTTTAGCCCATCTTTTTTAAATTACCTGCCATAGCCATTTTTTTACTCTTCAATTTTTTACTAGTCTTATACATTAtaatacacttttatacaaggtttatacattgtctacagtagatgtataaagttatatactgttgtataattttgtatattagtcttatacattattataaacttttatacaaggtgtatacattgtctacagtaggtgtataaagttgtatattgttgtataaaggTGAATATTCAAGTTGTGCCATGAAATGTTAGGCtgtaggtttgtaatttaaaatatgggctatgaatatgtaattttgacccataaattatttataactTAAATTTTCCCTATAATTTATTGATGAAAGGTAGTAGTACCTTTTTACTCCATTCCTAATttgttttttccaattttctgcgcaaataaaaaagggaaaggaaaatctgctcacttttcttttcctttctcttccttTCCAATGTCTAAGCAGAAAGTTGGCCACCATAGCCAGTTCCTTATGTTTGTATACAGAAGTGAAGCCGGGATTTAAAATTGTTAGGTTATGAATTTGCTACTGAACCCATGGATTATTTTAGTTATtgaatttgcaaaatatttatacatatttggtGGATATTTTAATACAGCAAAAACTATTGTTTGTTCTAACCCTAGCTATCTAATACTGTAGCTCCACCCTGATggcatatttttcttttataaggTAAAGATCCTATATATTTTATGAAGTTGAATGCAAATAATGCAATAATAacgagaaacttggagagatcCTTCCTATTCTCTTCCTTATGGAGTGAGATATATGAACCTTCCAAATAATTAGAACAAAAGGAACAGTAGTTATCAACTTAATATAATTAGCTTAATTCCTGATAGTACACTGCCACAAAAGGAACATAAAGCAAAAAAAGTACATGTCCACTTAATTaacatacaatattcaagagtCTCAGCTCATGCAGCAATAGTAAAATATCGGATACATACTTAAGTTGATCTTCAGTTCCAATAATCTTCAAGCATAATAGTAGTCTTCTCTTGTGGTTTTTATGTAGAGCACAGCAGAAAGAAGACATTCAACCATATTAGCTGCTCAATGAAAAAAAAGATACCTTAGTTATTTCATTTTATGCCTTAGTTTGACTGAGTATGAAATTTATTTATGTAAAGAAGTCTTTTGAATCTTGAATTCGTTAGGAAGGAGAACTCACACTAGTTGAAGAGATGGTTGATCTTGTCTAGGGTAATGGTTGTTGGATTGCAAGCCATTAACTTGTAGATAGTTTCGGGTATCGAACTGCTGAGGTGGAGGCAGAAGCTCATAGCTTGAACTCCCTGGCATCAAGTTCATCTGCTGCTGCTGATGCTGATGCTGAGCTCTCTCAGTTTCAGCAATCTGTTTGTAAAATTACTAACAAAAACCAATGAGTTTCTGTAGAATAAATTACTTATTTAAGGAAATAGCAGTAAGTACTAATAGAGAAAGAAATAGACCTTTGCTCTCAGGTACTGATTGTTGTTGTGTAAGTCAACTTCCTGCTGTCCATTATGTAACAATTTTGGCATGAATAAATAGAAAGCATCATGACCAGAAAAAGACTAACTTGAAATGGCAACTAACTAGAAGAAAGAATGTACTATGACTTACCCTCTTCTGCATGTACTCAATTTCAGCAAACAACAGCTCATTCTATAATTTGAGGATAGAATGTTAGAAATTAATAATGTCATTACAGGGATTGAATATTTCATCAGAAAAAGTGAAGTAATTAAGCACCTTTTTGGATCGGACTTTGCTAATCCCTTTTTCAATTTTCTGTTCCAGATTCTTCAGATCTCTGAGATTCAGTGAAGCCAGAGATTCACCCATAAAGTTCCTGAATCAATGCAGTTGAACATAAAAGGAGGACTATTAACAACAAAGATAAAAGTaacaacaatatacaaataaaacACATGAGATTGGACAAGGAAAAAAGAACACTAAAAAATCACCTGTTCTGATTCTGCAGGTTTCCAATTTGTGCGCGCAGTTTGGAGGCTTCTTGCTGGTAATACTGGGATTGATTGAACAACATTTTTACAATAACCACAAGATATTATGAGCTACTATATCATGAAACAATCATACTTTAAGAAAAGCCTCTCTGTGTGTATAAGgcctttaattaatttaaaatgaatCTGGAAATACAAATGTCCTCTCTTCAATTGGTAAAGCAATTTGAATATCAAACAAGAAAAGCTTTAACCTTGAGTAACATTGTTGAATGTCATACAAGAAAAGCTTTGACCCTCCGTAACACTGAAAATCATTATCTTTTCCAAACCAAAACTAATTCTCTTATAGTCAAAGAGATAAACCAAAGTAATCCAGTAGCTACCCACCTTAATATGACTCTGAAACAGTTGATTCAGGTCCCATTTTGTtactatatttcttttattacattGCCAATGAGGATGgagaaaaggggaaagaaaTGATGCACAAGTGATGAGCTTTGAATCCTCCACCTCAACTGTGTAAAGCAGGGAGCTCACCTAGTGAACTAAACCGCAACCCCATATTTTGTTACTACggtactaattaattatcaagaaatatgtattatttttaattggaataagtatttataagtaggATAACTAAGAAAACACTAACCTACTGCTTTTAAATATTACTCACTCAGGTCCAATTTACTTGTCATATTATCCTTTTACATATCCTTTTAAGAAAACATGGATAATTAGACTTATTTCAAGGCTATCCTTGTTTATTCTTTGATATTTCACCATAGTATTCTATGTCTAGTAAATGCTCGCTTTCTCAACGCTAAGGctgaaattgggaaaaaaaaaagtttaatagATAATTCTTCTTGGTTTCTAGAACGACAAGTACTCCGCTTACTTGTCATATTAGCCTTTTACATGCGctttaacaaaatatttataacaaattttttgtatttatttagttttttatCCTTCACCATGTTAATTCCTCTCTCCAATAAATGCTCACGCTATTAttgctaagggtaaaattgaagaAGGAAATTATTAAGTCTTTCTTGATTCTAAACAATGACaagtacaaaaatatttttggtaaacatgacaaGTATATAGGAAGGAAGAATTTTGAGATGACTATTTTTTGACAAACATGAAAAGTAGAGAAAGGATCGGAGGGagtaaagaaaagaagagagaagtctattactccatatgttccACTTTGTTTGATACTACTTCTTTATTTCAGAATAGCATGATACATTTCAATATTCTCTTAATTAATGCATAAATCGGATCACAAGTTCTAAAAGTTTTGCAGCCACACAAATGTTACAGAATATTTAagaccataaatttcaaaaatcttactttctttcaaaaaaattttgtcAAGTTAAACTCaaacaaataaagtgaaatgGAGTAATTTACATTATCTtgttcttttccaaatatcagaATGCAACATTGAATTTTCATAATAATGCAAGAATATTGCCAAATGATCCATCTTCAAGGTGGCACATCTTTAACCTAAGAATAAAGCAGGCCAACCCTGCCTGTTGTAATTAtccatctttcaatttctttgGCAATTTTAGCAGATAAATTAGGAATAAGTTTTGTGAAATTTTTTCCAACTAGTATTTGTAATAATTTGGCCAAACTTGAAAACCTATGCATCCCTGATGTCATTTCTACTAGTACTATGTAATgactttttaagttttatagTATAATATTAGTCCTTTattactccaaaaaaaaaaaaaaaaaggaagaagaatattTCCAGTGATTGAAATAATACCTGAGCATTGGCCTCGGATATTGAACCAGTGTTTGAGGAATCTGAACATGCTTTCTTGTACCTCTCAATTGTTTCTTTCACACTGGAccatgtttatgttagattgaTAGCTTCTTGTCAATCATATATTAAAACCATCGACACACATAATCAAATAGTATTTCCAAAGTTACATGCAAATATCCAAGTTATATGGTCATTAAGACATCCAGAAGATCACTAAATCTTTTATGGCTATCaaaatcaagattcaagagaGGACAGAATAAAAGGCCCTTTATATAATACATTATACATAGTCCTTATATCCTATGAAACATGAAAGACAAGAAATTCTGGAATTTTCTGAATTAAGAAATAAGGGTACACCTTAGTTCCTTTTGAATTGTTGATATTAAggcaaaaaattacaaataGTAAAGAAGACTTCTTGCACAAATTCATTTCCTAGGTGAGGATATAAATTTGTTTTGCTtagaaattca from Lycium ferocissimum isolate CSIRO_LF1 chromosome 2, AGI_CSIRO_Lferr_CH_V1, whole genome shotgun sequence includes:
- the LOC132043440 gene encoding floral homeotic protein AGAMOUS isoform X2 encodes the protein MDFQSDLTREISPQRKLGRGKIEIKRIENTTNRQVTFCKRRNGLLKKAYELSVLCDAEVALIVFSSRGRLYEYANNSVKETIERYKKACSDSSNTGSISEANAQYYQQEASKLRAQIGNLQNQNRNFMGESLASLNLRDLKNLEQKIEKGISKVRSKKNELLFAEIEYMQKREVDLHNNNQYLRAKIAETERAQHQHQQQQMNLMPGSSSYELLPPPQQFDTRNYLQVNGLQSNNHYPRQDQPSLQLV
- the LOC132043440 gene encoding floral homeotic protein AGAMOUS isoform X3, giving the protein MDFQSDLTREISPQRKLGRGKIEIKRIENTTNRQVTFCKRRNGLLKKAYELSVLCDAEVALIVFSSRGRLYEYANNSVKETIERYKKACSDSSNTGSISEANAQYYQQEASKLRAQIGNLQNQNRNFMGESLASLNLRDLKNLEQKIEKGISKVRSKKNELLFAEIEYMQKREVDLHNNNQYLRAKIAETERAQHQHQQQQMNLMPGSSSYELLPPPQQFDTRNYLQVNGLQSNNHYPRQDQPSLQLV
- the LOC132043440 gene encoding floral homeotic protein AGAMOUS isoform X1, which codes for MDFQSDLTREISPQRKLGRGKIEIKRIENTTNRQVTFCKRRNGLLKKAYELSVLCDAEVALIVFSSRGRLYEYANNSVKETIERYKKACSDSSNTGSISEANAQYYQQEASKLRAQIGNLQNQNRNFMGESLASLNLRDLKNLEQKIEKGISKVRSKKNELLFAEIEYMQKRQEVDLHNNNQYLRAKIAETERAQHQHQQQQMNLMPGSSSYELLPPPQQFDTRNYLQVNGLQSNNHYPRQDQPSLQLV